In the Pseudoliparis swirei isolate HS2019 ecotype Mariana Trench chromosome 19, NWPU_hadal_v1, whole genome shotgun sequence genome, one interval contains:
- the mapk9 gene encoding mitogen-activated protein kinase 9, whose product MSEAEGQFYSVQVGDSTFSVLKRYQQLHAIGSGAQGIVCSALDSVLGVPVAVKKLCRPFQNQTHAKRAYRELVLLKCVNHKNIIRLINVFTPQKSLEEFQDLYLVMELMDASLCQVIHMDLDHERMSYLLYQILCGIRHLHSAGIIHRDLKPSNIVVKSDCTLKILDFGLARTACTNFMMTPYVVTRYYRAPEVILGMKYKENVDIWSVGCIMGEMVKGSVIFQGTDHIDQWNKVIEVLGTPPLEFMNRLMETVRNYVMNKPQYPGVSFAELFPDLAFPSDSEHDKLKTGQARDLLSKMLVIDPECRISVEEALNHPYIHVWYDPGEADAPPPQISDKQLEEREHSIEQWKGLIYEEVIDWEERNQNGLMKDDCSDVASGSASQSSSANDISSMSTEHTVTSDTDSSSIDTLTGPLDDSQ is encoded by the exons ATGAGTGAGGCAGAGGGCCAGTTCTACAGCGTGCAGGTTGGAGACTCCACCTTCTCTGTACTCAAGCGCTACCAGCAGCTCCACGCCATCGGCTCCGGCGCCCAGGGCATCGTCTG CTCTGCCCTAGATTCCGTCCTCGGTGTTCCGGTGGCAGTGAAAAAGCTGTGTCGACCCTTCCAGAACCAGACGCATGCTAAACGTGCCTACAGGGAGCTGGTGCTGCTAAAATGTGTCAATCACAAAAAT ATCATCCGCCTGATCAATGTGTTCACGCCTCAGAAGTCCCTGGAGGAATTCCAGGACCT GTATCTTGTGATGGAGTTGATGGATGCGAGCCTCTGCCAGGTGATCCACATGGACCTGGACCATGAGCGCATGTCCTATCTGCTCTACCAGATCCTCTGTGGCATCAGGCACCTGCACTCTGCTGGCATCATCCACAGG GACCTGAAGCCCAGTAACATTGTGGTGAAGTCGGATTGCACTTTAAAGATCTTGGATTTTGGCCTGGCTCGGACAGCCTGCACTAACTTCATGATGACCCCCTACGTGGTGACCAGATACTACCGCGCGCCAGAGGTCATACTGGGCATGAAATATAAGGAGAATG TGGACATCTGGTCAGTggggtgcatcatgggagagaTGGTAAAGGGCAGCGTCATCTTCCAGGGCACTGACC ACATCGACCAGTGGAATAAGGTGATTGAGGTTCTGGGCACGCCCCCTTTGGAGTTTATGAACCGACTGATGGAGACGGTGAGAAACTATGTGATGAACAAGCCGCAGTATCCTGGCGTCAGCTTTGCCGAGCTTTTCCCCGACTTGGCCTTTCCTTCTGACTCAGAACATGACAAACTAAAGA CAGGTCAAGCACGGGACCTGCTTTCCAAAATGCTGGTCATAGATCCTGAATGCCGCATCTCCGTAGAAGAAGCCCTCAATCACCCGTACATTCACGTGTGGTACGACCCCGGAGAGGCGGACGCG CCTCCTCCCCAGATCTCAGACAAAcagctggaagagagagagcactcCATCGAGCAATGGAAAG GACTCATTTATGAAGAGGTGATTGATTGGGAAGAGAGGAACCAGAATGGACTGATGAAAGATGACTGTTCAG ACGTGGCGTCAGGCTCAGCCTCCCAGTCGTCATCAGCCAATGACATCTCGTCCATGTCCACGGAGCACACCGTGACCTCggacacagacagcagcagcatcgaCACGCTGACCGGGCCGCTGGACGACAGTCAGTGA